In the Setaria italica strain Yugu1 chromosome VI, Setaria_italica_v2.0, whole genome shotgun sequence genome, one interval contains:
- the LOC105914554 gene encoding uncharacterized protein LOC105914554 yields the protein MACCRANWDEATTKTLLDLCIAEKNQFNWSNRCLTKLGWQHVYRNFKQQTGLNLGSKQLQNKLNAMRRAFQSWKDLQAQSGLSRDKEIGGVAADSCFWDDDEGETSAGAAQTSSAKPPPSLDELYMLYGRDTQDRGTLLMVGGIREATPSVRTEANAHDFYLDPMAASSARNLSKRPTREISVDSPPKRKVAA from the exons ATGGCTTGCTGCCGTGCCAACTGGGACGAGGCCACAACGAAAACTTTGCTAGACCTATGCATTGCTGAGAAGAACCAATTCAATTGGAGCAACAGGTGCCTAACTAAGTTGGGATGGCAGCACGTATACCGCAACTTCAAACAACAGACTGGTCTGAatttgggcagcaagcagctgcagaacaagctGAACGCCATGCGGAGAGCATTCCAGAGCTGGAAGGACTTGCAAGCCCAATCTGGTTTAAGCCGTGACAAAGAAATTGGTGGCGTTGCTGCTGATTCCTGCTTTTGGGATGACGATGAAGGG GAAACCAGTGCTGGTGCTGCCCAAACGAGTTCTGCTAAGCCACCCCCATCCCTCGACGAATTATACATGTTGTACGGCCGTGACACCCAAGATAGGGGCACCTTGCTGATGGTAGGAGGTATTCGTGAGGCGACACCTAGCGTGAGGACTGAGGCCAATGCACATGACTTCTACCTGGACCCCATGGCTGCTAGTAGTGCTCGTAACTTATCCAAAAGGCCAACCCGGGAAATCTCTGTTGACAGTCCTCCGAAAAGAAAAGTGGCAGCTTGA